The following proteins are encoded in a genomic region of Sesamum indicum cultivar Zhongzhi No. 13 linkage group LG8, S_indicum_v1.0, whole genome shotgun sequence:
- the LOC105168322 gene encoding chloroplast sensor kinase, chloroplastic isoform X2, whose translation MLIFTLPPQTPFPNYNFAPLFSTKPQPHSPCRATANSSAQRPLSLAATASTSLREVSFTSDDDASQDGDSMVSSAAAVAAAIRAASTSPVEFLQRIEEGGGRSGGKSKALVLPSQDFQRLCLEQLDLFRRIVDPDALLSVYVRPAGSYVMDRLELRRITLYPGVHAADIVVLVANFSMPAGLRVAEAAISSQQAEFFPELGAVVFPMVTHPFVVGFLVAELPKMALGREWHDMKESAFSRKSFSLPHSMDPQSLDVQTFKEHSVDMLKFSTEQKLNAINITRSLAMAYVMDQKAMLLQQSSWQNNVRMSNLVEQIRGSLSSVRTLSKMLSLHLKRTEISYEIVEDILVQGDHMRDTLQQLQDAVYLTKANIMRYNNETVKKMRQSSEAQPEMSSQLSNSISVETSISKMLESRGQLSVSSIPKDSEFPMPPLALAPSNQQGIRPCEISDVLQDLVGAIRPLAHEQQRVVELCDLSRSLKVAVEEPALRQALSNLIEGALLRTEVGGRIEIVCTEAPAGGALVIIDDDGPDMHFMTQMHSLTPFGLDLCAEDRIEDNITWNFVAGLTVACEILENYGCVVRVISPRANAAFAAGGTRLELWLPSFSASSSDAEGFDQEA comes from the exons ATGCTGATCTTTACATTACCTCCACAAACTCCATTTCCCAATTACAACTTTGCCCCTCTCTTCTCCACCAAACCCCAACCTCATTCTCCTTGCCGCGCCACCGCCAACAGCTCCGCTCAGCGCCCCCTCTCCCTCGCCGCTACTGCTTCCACCTCTCTCCGCGAAGTCAGCTTCACGTCGGATGATGATGCCTCCCAGGATGGGGACTCTATGGTGTCATCAGCGGCTGCGGTCGCGGCGGCGATACGCGCCGCCTCGACTTCGCCGGTGGAGTTCCTGCAGAGGATAGAGGAAGGCGGCGGCCGCAGTGGAGGTAAGAGTAAAGCGCTGGTGTTGCCGAGTCAGGATTTTCAACGCCTTTGCCTCGAGCAGCTCGATCTCTTTCGCCGCATCGTTGACCCCGATGCTCTTCTCTCG GTCTATGTCAGACCAGCTGGTAGTTATGTCATGGATCGACTGGAGTTGCGGCGAATTACTCTCTACCCAGGTGTCCATGCAGCTGATATTGTGGTTTTAGTTGCTAACTTTAGTATGCCAGCAGGACTAAGAGTTGCAGAAGCTGCAATTTCAAGTCAACAG GCAGAGTTTTTTCCTGAGCTTGGTGCTGTTGTTTTCCCCATGGTAACACATCCATTTGTTGTGGGCTTCTTAGTTGCTGAGCTTCCTAAGATGGCTCTAGGAAGAGAATGGCATGACATGAAAGAGAGTGCCTTCTCTAGGAAATCTTTCTCATTGCCCCATAGCATGGATCCACAATCTTTGGATGTACAAACTTTCAAGGAACACTCAGTTGATATGCTAAAGTTTTCCACTGAACAAAAGCTGAATGCCATAAATATTACCCGTTCGCTAGCCATGGCTTATGTCATGGATCAG AAAGCAATGCTACTGCAGCAATCATCATGGCAAAATAATGTCAGGATGAGTAATTTGGTGGAGCAA ATTCGAGGTTCTCTTTCAAGCGTTCGAACCTTGAGCAAGATGTTGTCTCTTCATTTGAAGAGAACTGAG ATTTCTTACGAAATTGTTGAAGATATTCTAGTGCAAGGTGATCATATGAGAGATACTCTTCAACAGCTACAGGATGCTGTCTACTTGACAAAG GCCAATATAATGCGTTATAACAATGAAACGGTGAAGAAGATGCGGCAGTCATCTGAAGCGCAGCCAGAAATGAGTTCACAGTTATCCAATAGCATATCTGTGGAGACTTCGATTAGTAAGATGTTAGAATCTCGTGGGCAATTGTCTGTTAGTTCAATCCCCAAGGATTCAGAATTTCCTATGCCACCTCTTGCTCTTGCACCCTCAAACCAACAGGGAATTAG ACCGTGTGAAATTTCTGATGTACTGCAAGATTTGGTTGGAGCCATAAGACCTCTTGCTCATGAGCAACAAAGAGTTGTAGAACTCTGTGATCTATCAAGGTCATTGAAAGTCGCGGTTGAAGAACCTGCTTTGCGTCAAGCTTTGAGCAATTTAATTGAGGGTGCTTTGTTGCGAACAGAAGTTGGGGGAAGAATTGAAATCGTCTGTACTGAAGCACCAGCAGGTGGTGCCCTCGTCATCATCGATGATGATGGGCCTGACATGCACTTCATG ACGCAGATGCATTCACTCACTCCATTTGGGTTAGATCTCTGTGCCGAAGATAGGATCGAAGATAACATCACTTGGAACTTCGTTGCTGGTTTGACTGTTGCTTGCGAGATACTGGAGAACTACGGCTGCGTTGTCCGTGTTATCTCTCCAAGAGCAAATGCAGCCTTTGCAGCCGGTGGTACCCGTCTAGAACTCTGGCTTCCCTCTTTCTCTGCCTCCTCATCAGATGCGGAGGGCTTTGATCAGGAGGCCTGA
- the LOC105168322 gene encoding chloroplast sensor kinase, chloroplastic isoform X1, with translation MLIFTLPPQTPFPNYNFAPLFSTKPQPHSPCRATANSSAQRPLSLAATASTSLREVSFTSDDDASQDGDSMVSSAAAVAAAIRAASTSPVEFLQRIEEGGGRSGGKSKALVLPSQDFQRLCLEQLDLFRRIVDPDALLSVYVRPAGSYVMDRLELRRITLYPGVHAADIVVLVANFSMPAGLRVAEAAISSQQAEFFPELGAVVFPMVTHPFVVGFLVAELPKMALGREWHDMKESAFSRKSFSLPHSMDPQSLDVQTFKEHSVDMLKFSTEQKLNAINITRSLAMAYVMDQKAMLLQQSSWQNNVRMSNLVEQIRGSLSSVRTLSKMLSLHLKRTEISYEIVEDILVQGDHMRDTLQQLQDAVYLTKANIMRYNNETVKKMRQSSEAQPEMSSQLSNSISVETSISKMLESRGQLSVSSIPKDSEFPMPPLALAPSNQQGIRRPCEISDVLQDLVGAIRPLAHEQQRVVELCDLSRSLKVAVEEPALRQALSNLIEGALLRTEVGGRIEIVCTEAPAGGALVIIDDDGPDMHFMTQMHSLTPFGLDLCAEDRIEDNITWNFVAGLTVACEILENYGCVVRVISPRANAAFAAGGTRLELWLPSFSASSSDAEGFDQEA, from the exons ATGCTGATCTTTACATTACCTCCACAAACTCCATTTCCCAATTACAACTTTGCCCCTCTCTTCTCCACCAAACCCCAACCTCATTCTCCTTGCCGCGCCACCGCCAACAGCTCCGCTCAGCGCCCCCTCTCCCTCGCCGCTACTGCTTCCACCTCTCTCCGCGAAGTCAGCTTCACGTCGGATGATGATGCCTCCCAGGATGGGGACTCTATGGTGTCATCAGCGGCTGCGGTCGCGGCGGCGATACGCGCCGCCTCGACTTCGCCGGTGGAGTTCCTGCAGAGGATAGAGGAAGGCGGCGGCCGCAGTGGAGGTAAGAGTAAAGCGCTGGTGTTGCCGAGTCAGGATTTTCAACGCCTTTGCCTCGAGCAGCTCGATCTCTTTCGCCGCATCGTTGACCCCGATGCTCTTCTCTCG GTCTATGTCAGACCAGCTGGTAGTTATGTCATGGATCGACTGGAGTTGCGGCGAATTACTCTCTACCCAGGTGTCCATGCAGCTGATATTGTGGTTTTAGTTGCTAACTTTAGTATGCCAGCAGGACTAAGAGTTGCAGAAGCTGCAATTTCAAGTCAACAG GCAGAGTTTTTTCCTGAGCTTGGTGCTGTTGTTTTCCCCATGGTAACACATCCATTTGTTGTGGGCTTCTTAGTTGCTGAGCTTCCTAAGATGGCTCTAGGAAGAGAATGGCATGACATGAAAGAGAGTGCCTTCTCTAGGAAATCTTTCTCATTGCCCCATAGCATGGATCCACAATCTTTGGATGTACAAACTTTCAAGGAACACTCAGTTGATATGCTAAAGTTTTCCACTGAACAAAAGCTGAATGCCATAAATATTACCCGTTCGCTAGCCATGGCTTATGTCATGGATCAG AAAGCAATGCTACTGCAGCAATCATCATGGCAAAATAATGTCAGGATGAGTAATTTGGTGGAGCAA ATTCGAGGTTCTCTTTCAAGCGTTCGAACCTTGAGCAAGATGTTGTCTCTTCATTTGAAGAGAACTGAG ATTTCTTACGAAATTGTTGAAGATATTCTAGTGCAAGGTGATCATATGAGAGATACTCTTCAACAGCTACAGGATGCTGTCTACTTGACAAAG GCCAATATAATGCGTTATAACAATGAAACGGTGAAGAAGATGCGGCAGTCATCTGAAGCGCAGCCAGAAATGAGTTCACAGTTATCCAATAGCATATCTGTGGAGACTTCGATTAGTAAGATGTTAGAATCTCGTGGGCAATTGTCTGTTAGTTCAATCCCCAAGGATTCAGAATTTCCTATGCCACCTCTTGCTCTTGCACCCTCAAACCAACAGGGAATTAG AAGACCGTGTGAAATTTCTGATGTACTGCAAGATTTGGTTGGAGCCATAAGACCTCTTGCTCATGAGCAACAAAGAGTTGTAGAACTCTGTGATCTATCAAGGTCATTGAAAGTCGCGGTTGAAGAACCTGCTTTGCGTCAAGCTTTGAGCAATTTAATTGAGGGTGCTTTGTTGCGAACAGAAGTTGGGGGAAGAATTGAAATCGTCTGTACTGAAGCACCAGCAGGTGGTGCCCTCGTCATCATCGATGATGATGGGCCTGACATGCACTTCATG ACGCAGATGCATTCACTCACTCCATTTGGGTTAGATCTCTGTGCCGAAGATAGGATCGAAGATAACATCACTTGGAACTTCGTTGCTGGTTTGACTGTTGCTTGCGAGATACTGGAGAACTACGGCTGCGTTGTCCGTGTTATCTCTCCAAGAGCAAATGCAGCCTTTGCAGCCGGTGGTACCCGTCTAGAACTCTGGCTTCCCTCTTTCTCTGCCTCCTCATCAGATGCGGAGGGCTTTGATCAGGAGGCCTGA
- the LOC105168667 gene encoding GDSL esterase/lipase At3g26430, with product MEFLCSMKLLLTLLLSLLSLSLVPHLAFATGPCHFPAIFNFGDSNSDTGGLSAAFGQAPPPNGESYFHGPAGRYSDGRLVIDFIAKSLGLPYLSAYLDALGSNFTHGANFATAGSTIRPQNTTLHQSGFSPFSLNVQFYQFNDFQRRSHLIRKQGSVYEGLLPEAEVFSRALYTFDIGQNDLTAGYFLNMTTDQVRAYVPDVLDQFKTVVKSIYEHGGRSFWIHNTGPVGCLPYVMDLLPVTAAQVDKVGCATPFNEVAKYFNLRLKETVVQLRKDLSSAALTYVDVYAVKYDLISQAKKHGFVHPLQACCGHGGKYNYNKHLGCGSKIKVNGEEIMVGKSCKDPSVVINWDGVHYTQAANKWVFDQIVNGAYSDPPIPLHMACHTQ from the exons ATGGAATTCCTTTGTTCCATGAAACTACTGCTTACTCTTCTTCTCTCACTACTTTCTCTCAGCTTAGTTCCCCACCTCGCATTTGCTACAGGCCCTTGTCATTTTCCGGCCATATTCAACTTCGGCGACTCCAATTCCGACACCGGCGGCCTGTCGGCGGCCTTCGGCCAGGCTCCTCCGCCCAATGGCGAATCCTACTTCCACGGCCCGGCTGGGCGGTATTCCGACGGCCGACTAGTCATTGATTTTATTG CCAAGAGCTTGGGGCTGCCGTACCTCAGTGCATACCTCGATGCATTAGGCTCCAACTTCACTCACGGAGCCAATTTCGCCACAGCCGGATCAACCATCAGACCCCAAAACACAACTCTGCACCAGAGCGGTTTCAGCCCTTTTTCGTTAAACGTACAGTTCTATCAGTTCAACGACTTCCAACGCAGATCTCATCTCATTCGCAAGCAAG GCAGTGTTTATGAGGGACTATTGCCAGAGGCTGAAGTTTTTTCACGCGCATTGTACACATTTGATATTGGACAAAACGACCTGACAGCCGGTTATTTCCTCAACATGACGACCGATCAAGTCAGAGCATACGTTCCAGACGTGTTGGATCAGTTCAAAACTGTTGTTAAG AGTATATATGAACATGGAGGAAGGTCGTTCTGGATACACAATACAGGACCAGTAGGTTGTTTGCCTTACGTAATGGACCTTCTTCCGGTCACAGCCGCACAAGTCGATAAGGTTGGTTGTGCAACGCCTTTTAATGAGGTGGCTAAGTATTTCAACCTCAGATTGAAGGAAACTGTTGTCCAGTTGAGGAAAGACCTCTCATCAGCTGCCTTGACCTATGTTGATGTTTATGCAGTGAAGTATGATCTCATCAGCCAAGCCAAGAAACATG GTTTTGTGCACCCTCTGCAAGCTTGTTGTGGGCATGGAGGAAAGTACAACTACAACAAGCATCTTGGGTGCGGTAGCAAAATCAAAGTGAATGGAGAAGAGATCATGGTGGGGAAATCATGCAAGGATCCGTCGGTTGTGATTAATTGGGATGGGGTGCATTACACTCAAGCTGCTAATAAATGGGTTTTTGATCAAATTGTGAATGGTGCTTATTCTGACCCCCCAATTCCCTTGCATATGGCCTGCCACACCCAATAG
- the LOC105168323 gene encoding eukaryotic translation initiation factor 4B2: MSKSPWGNIGAWAAEAERAEEEEREAAEKAAAAQPPARFPSLKESVTTATKQKKKTKMTLQEFTMQQSSNSGSAASRGLTTEEMLRLPTGPKERSPDEMQFGRLGGGFSNYGNRPGSGGGRPREYEGRRSYGFQDEDRRGGPPQARVSEMNQPSRADGVDNWASMKKQTVPEYNSPQARPGGKYSSLGGGGGPGVGSRADEVDNWASVKKPISQPQQQSRSSTFGSGFSRPEPDRWTRNEQRFSDSPKIEVEVVAKVNKPNPFGAARPREEVLAEKGLDWKKLDSEIEGKKLQHSGSGSRPSSSQSSRPDSPLSSKSEVTAALMPGMGEGAVKQKPRVNPFGDAKPREVLLEEKGLDWKKIDLELEHRRVERPETEEEKNLKEEIEHLKKELLLKSGDDKTSIHDLIHQREGELELLVRQLDDKVRYSQKNFERPGSGAGRGAGFNERPPSRPGANEEPRAGFNDRPPSMPGAYEEPRAAYTERPRSRPGTYEDPRQERPPSWGGQYEDPRSGFAERPPSRPGAYEDPRPGSHERPRSRQGAYEDPRGSFPQRSSFTHGGYQEPRAVDYNERPRSRGTTNSWTRSSDDRRAIQGGGGRGFLGSRDVDRSSSRW; this comes from the exons ATGTCGAAATCGCCATGGGGGAACATCGGAGCCTGGGCTGCCGAGGCCGAGCGGGCGGAGGAAGAGGAGCGGGAAGCGGCCGAGAAGGCCGCTGCTGCCCAGCCACCGGCCAGGTTTCCCAGCCTCAAGGAATCCGTGACTACCGCCACCAAGCAGAAGAAAAAGACCAAGATGACCCTGCAGGAGTTCACGATGCAGCAGTCGAGCAATTCCGGCTCCGCTGCCAGCCGCGGCTTGACAACGGAAGAGATGCTCCGCCTCCCCACCGGCCCCAAGGAGCGCTCCCCGGATGAAATGCAGTTTGGGAGATTGGGGGGCGGGTTTTCTAATTATGGAAATCGGCCTGGATCCGGGGGCGGTCGGCCGCGGGAGTACGAGGGTAGGAGATCTTATGGATTTCAGGATGAGGACCGGCGCGGGGGCCCGCCGCAAGCTAGGGTTTCCGAGATGAATCAACCGTCGCGAGCTGATGGGGTTGATAATTGGGCTTCGATGAAGAAACAAACGGTACCCGAATACAATTCGCCTCAAGCCCGACCGGGGGGAAAGTACAGTTCACTCGGCGGTGGTGGAGGCCCTGGAGTTGGGTCACGGGCCGATGAGGTGGACAATTGGGCTTCCGTTAAGAAGCCAATTTCACAACCACAGCAACAAAGTAGATCTTCAACCTTCGGTTCAGGATTCTCCAGGCCCGAGCCTGATCGTTGGACTCGGAATGAACAGAGATTTTCGGACTCTCCTAAAATTGAGGTTGAAGTAGTGGCAAAAGTTAATAAGCCTAATCCATTTGGCGCTGCAAGGCCGAGGGAGGAGGTATTGGCAGAGAAAGGGTTGGACTGGAAGAAGTTGGATTCGGAGATTGAAGGAAAGAAGCTGCAGCATTCGGGTAGTGGAAGCAGGCCATCAAGTTCGCAGTCAAGTAGGCCGGACAGTCCACTGTCAAGCAAGTCTGAGGTGACAGCTGCTTTGATGCCAGGGATGGGTGAAGGAGCGGTAAAGCAAAAACCGAGAGTGAATCCATTTGGTGATGCCAAGCCTAGGGAAGTTTTGCTTGAGGAGAAGGGCTTGGATTGGAAGAAGATTGATCTTGAGTTGGAGCATCGACGAGTTGAGAG GCCCGAGACAgaggaagaaaagaatttaaagGAAGAGATTGAACACTTGAAAAAGGAATTACTGCTAAAATCTGGTGATGACAAAACCAGTATACATGATCTTATACATCAAAGGGAGGGAGAACTGGAACTGTTGGTCCGTCAGTTGGATGACAAAGTTCGATATAGTCAGAAAAATTTCGAGAGGCCAGGGTCTGGAGCTGGTAGAGGTGCTGGTTTTAATGAGAGACCTCCTTCTCGTCCTGGAGCAAATGAGGAGCCTAGAGCTGGGTTTAATGATCGACCTCCTTCCATGCCCGGAGCATACGAGGAACCTAGAGCTGCTTATACTGAGAGGCCTCGTTCACGTCCTGGCACATATGAGGATCCTAGACAGGAGAGACCTCCATCCTGGGGTGGACAATATGAGGATCCCAGATCTGGCTTTGCTGAAAGACCTCCTTCACGTCCTGGAGCCTATGAAGACCCCCGACCTGGCTCTCATGAGAGACCCCGTTCCAGGCAGGGAGCCTATGAAGACCCTAGAGGCAGCTTTCCTCAGAGATCATCTTTCACACATGGAGGGTATCAAGAGCCCAGAGCTGTTGACTACAATGAGAGGCCTCGATCACGGGGCACTACAAATTCATGGACAAGATCAAGTGATGACAGAAGAGCTATTCAAGGTGGCGGGGGAAGAGGATTCTTGGGCAGCAGAGACGTGGATAG GTCGAGCTCAAGGTGGTGA